The genomic window ACCCCCGCCCTGGACGGCAACGCCTTCCGGGTGGCGGCGCGGGTGCTGGCCCTGGAGGACGACCCCCGCCGCCACGCAGGAGCCCTGCGGGACTGGCTGGCCCCGGCCCTGGCCGCCCACGGCCCCTCGCGGCTCACCCAGGCCGTGATGGAGCTGGGGGCGACCGTGTGCACCCCGGCCCCGCGCTGCGCGTCCTGCCCCCTCCAGGGGGCCTGCGCGGCCCGCGTCCTGGGCATCCAGGACCGCATCCCCCCCGCGCAGCCCCGCACGAAGGTCACGGAGGTCGAGATCCATCTCGCCGCCATCGCGTCGGGCCCGGGCTGGCTCCTTCGTCCCCCGGGCGCCAAGGGGCTCCTGGCGGGGCTCTGGAGCTGGCCGTCGGCCGGGGCCGTCCCGGCGTTCCAGGGCGCGGCGGAACCGGCCGCAGCCTACGGGATCGAGGGGAGGGAACCGGCCGGGTGGATCCAGGTGTACTCGCACCGGCGCGAGACCGTGCGCCCCATCGTGGCGCGCGTGGCCTCCGAAGCCGCGCCGCCGGGCATGGAGTGGGTCCGGGCGGATCGCCTGTCCGATCTGCCGATGGGCCGGCGTGACCAGAGGCTGCGCGATGCCGTCGACGCGCCGGGAGCCCCCCTCACCGCAGCCGGCCTGAACGCCCTGCGGGAGATCCTCGCAGGAAGCTGATCCTTTCTCGGCGAGCCTCGGCTCCTCGGCTGCCTTGGCGAAAAAAGGGTTCTTCACGGATTTGAGGGGTGGCGCCGACCCACACTCACTTTAGCTTGGTGCTGACGAGGAGGCCGGGTCCGGTCGATAGGGGCCGTTCTGAGCCCGTCATCCAGGTAAGTTGAAACGAAAAGCTTATCGCCGAGGCGCCGAGGGGCCGAGGTTCGCCGAGAAAAG from Geothrix sp. 21YS21S-2 includes these protein-coding regions:
- a CDS encoding A/G-specific adenine glycosylase, whose translation is MPFADAATLLAPLAPWFDAVRRPMPWRAGDLDAPHPDPYAVLVSEIMLQQTQVATVIPYFLRWMGRFPDAASLAAGTEDEIHGLWAGLGYYRRARSLQGAARAIAEGGFPRTLEGLLDLPGLGPYTAAAVAAQAFQLPTPALDGNAFRVAARVLALEDDPRRHAGALRDWLAPALAAHGPSRLTQAVMELGATVCTPAPRCASCPLQGACAARVLGIQDRIPPAQPRTKVTEVEIHLAAIASGPGWLLRPPGAKGLLAGLWSWPSAGAVPAFQGAAEPAAAYGIEGREPAGWIQVYSHRRETVRPIVARVASEAAPPGMEWVRADRLSDLPMGRRDQRLRDAVDAPGAPLTAAGLNALREILAGS